The Trichoderma atroviride chromosome 5, complete sequence genome contains a region encoding:
- a CDS encoding uncharacterized protein (EggNog:ENOG41), producing MTTVPQLIARQSQPQDQCQEHLMQSPRSPQTPLGQYHDYDPIDSYGDPGSPQMKAVHPRLEPTESPPPDIPIASVSLPPTDGNAKSNRLKLQPVSGDTVLISYLANGGNPEVTHTASHQALPGGDDLDTTEDDDDSQKSVPQDDKQLNDVDLVQRPQTTRSDTTRSDGTHHLQAFAAGALAFDSPYHGQNRDLTASTSQLSIRDDGPKHFDGPSPHRLSGRRSASENGAQSLLSPESGELAPLQIASSKTDSNSGQNMSLPSIRELDIEGQFATEMPPPSGDRDLSMRPPGDARAFPRSSNNVGVSRLQSMPVQPMPAGGRVSPPISSPSEGYQRSFPSPSSLASSPYGHASSGSSHRSPAEYHLSNASNKSLQPNYLASPPAAIASVADRMSIDGITNPQVGGYKCTFDGCTAAPFQTQYLLNSHANVHSSARPHYCPVKGCPRAEGGKGFKRKNEMIRHGLVHDSPGYVCPFCADREHKYPRPDNLQRHVRVHHVDKNKDDPQLRDVLAQRPDGPNRGRRRRGPQP from the exons ATGACGACGGTTCCGCAACTGATAGCCCGACAAAGCCAGCCCCAAGATCAATGCCAGGAACACTTGATGCAGTCACCGCGATCGCCACAGACGCCGCTAGGACAGTACCACGACTATGATCCGATAGATTCGTACGGGGACCCAGGCTCTCCTCAGATGAAAGCCGTGCATCCCAGGCTCGAACCCACCGAGAGCCCTCCCCCGGACATTCCAATCGCTTCAGTCAGTCTTCCTCCCACCGACGGAAATGCCAAGTCTAATCGCCTAAAGCTCCAACCCGTGTCTGGTGATACTGTCCTCATCTCCTATCTTGCCAACGGAGGTAATCCCGAGGTAACACATACCGCGAGCCACCAGGCGCTGCCCGGCGGAGATGACCTTGATACcaccgaagacgacgacgactccCAGAAGAGTGTCCCCCAAGACGACAAGCAGTTGAACGATGTCGATCTTGTCCAGCGACCGCAGACCACCAGAAGCGATACCACCAGAAGCGATGGCacgcatcatctccaagctTTCGCTGCCGGGGCGTTGGCGTTCGACTCGCCTTACCACGGCCAAAATAGGGACCTGACAGCCTCGACAAGCCAACTCTCCATTCGTGACGACGGCCCCAAACACTTCGACGGTCCATCACCACACAGGCTAAGCGGACGCCGCAGCGCATCGGAGAATGGCGCGCAGTCTTTATTATCGCCCGAGTCCGGCGAGCTGGCCCCCTTGCAGATAGCCTCGTCCAAGACCGATAGCAATAGCGGCCAGAACATGAGCCTGCCGTCGATTCGTGAATTGGATATTGAGGGTCAATTCGCAACAGAGATGCCTCCACCATCCGGCGACAGGGACCTGTCAATGCGCCCGCCCGGCGACGCGCGAGCGTTTCCTCGGTCCTCCAACAACGTAGGTGTCTCGCGCCTCCAGTCAATGCCTGTCCAGCCAATGCCTGCCGGTGGTCGTGTGTCACCCCCAATATCCTCCCCCAGTGAAGGATATCAGCGCAGCTTCCCGTCTCCCAGCTCCCTCGCCTCTAGCCCGTACGGCCACGCCTCCAGCGGATCCTCGCATCGCTCGCCCGCCGAGTACCATCTCAGCAACGCCTCCAATAAGAGCCTCCAGCCCAACTACCTTGCCTCGCCGCCGGCTGCCATCGCGTCTGTAGCGGATCGTATGAGCATCGACGGAATTACTAATCCCCAGGTTGGAGGCTACAAGTGCACGTTTGACGGGTGTACTGCTGCGCCGTTCCAAACTCAATATCTTCTCAATTCCCACGCTAATGTGCATTCTTCAGCCCGCCCACACTACTGCCCCGTCAAGGGCTGTCCCCGCGCAGAAGGTGGGAAAGGCTTCAAGCGCAAAAATGAGATGATACGGCACGGGTTGGTGCATGACTCGCCTGGATATGTCTGTCCCTTTTGTGCAGATAGAGAACACAAGTATCCAAGGCCAGACAATTTGCAGAG ACACGTTCGCGTACATCATGTTGATAAAAATAAAGACGACCCTCAGCTGAGAGATGTGTTAGCACAGCGTCCAGATGGTCCTAATCGTggtcgacgaagaagaggaccgCAGCCCTGA
- a CDS encoding uncharacterized protein (EggNog:ENOG41), which translates to MAQSKPAISPWGGAVAGATGAVIANALVYPLDIVKTRLQVQVKPSGDKSDSSSDEVHYTSTWNAISRIVAEEGLQGLYAGMNGSLVGVASTNFAYFYWYTVARALYTKSAGPSASAPSTAIELSLGAAAGALAQLFTIPVAVVTTRQQTAAKADRKGLFATAQEVIEGPDGVSGLWRGLKASLVLVVNPAITYGAYERLKDVFFHGKTKLQPWEAFALGAMSKALATIVTQPLIVAKVGLQSKPPPARKGKPFGSFIEVMRFIIEHEGVLGLFKGMGPQILKGLLVQGILMMTKEKVELLYVLFMRYLAKSLSLSRARGAIAASSAAGLAKNATLVAPLVKS; encoded by the exons ATGGCTCAGTCCAAGCCTGCCATTTCGCCATGGGGCGGTGCTGTCGCCGGCGCAACCGGAGCCGTCATAGCAAATGCCTTGGTGTATCCTCTGGATAT CGTCAAAACTCGGCTACAGGTACAAGTGAAGCCTTCCGGCGACAAAAGCGACAGCTCTTCCGATGAAGTACACTACACGTCGACCTGGAACGCCATCTCGCGGATCGTGGCGGAAGAGGGCCTCCAGGGCCTATACGCCGGTATGAACGGCTCGCTGGTCGGCGTGGCCTCCACCAACTTTGCATACTTCTATTGGTACACCGTTGCCAGGGCGCTATACACAAAATCCGCGGGCCCTTCTGCGAGCGCGCCTTCGACAGCGATAGAGCTCTCTCTGGGCGCAGCGGCCGGTGCCCTGGCGCAGCTCTTTACGATCCCCGTTGCCGTTGTGACGACGCGCCAGCAAACCGCGGCAAAGGCCGATAGAAAGGGCCTCTTCGCCACAGCTCAGGAAGTCATCGAGGGTCCGGATGGTGTCAGTGGACTTTGGAGGGGCCTCAAGGCTAGCCTTGTCCTGGTCGTCAACCCGGCCATCACATATGGAGCTTACGAGCGGCTGAAGGACGTCTTTTTCCACGGCAAGACCAAGCTACAGCCGTGGGAGGCATTCG CTCTGGGAGCCATGTCTAAAGCTCTGGCAACGATCGTCACTCAGCCCCTCATTGTTGCCAAGGTGGGCTTACAGTCAAAGCCACCTCCTgcgagaaaaggaaagccaTTCGGCAGCTTCATCGAGGTGATGCGCTTCATAATCGAGCATGAAGGCGTTCTCGGACTCTTCAAGGGCATGGGCCCCCAGATCTTGAAAGGTCTTCTCGTCCAGGGCATTTTGATGATGACAAAGGAAAA gGTTGAATTGCTTTATGTTCTGTTTATGCGATACCTCGCCAAGTCACTCAGCCTCTCAAGAGCACGGGGAGCCATCGCGGCTTCATCAGCTGCGGGTTTGGCAAAGAATGCCACACTGGTAGCGCCCTTAGTAAAAAGCTGA
- a CDS encoding uncharacterized protein (MEROPS:MER0005406), translating into MEKRAKNVESLLATSTGQKALDYAIQAAELYMRAAAEKGISKEEAARFRRRCQQLIKFAEQLKAQAPASSPSPVKNGLGLLQGASRLHGNFYPPWSEDPPGAEFQLGPDLKPYIDATVFPLSEDQVANFLAWHRPHELFGPLSTNQDDSLMTQSTQLDLVQDITTDCSVVASLSAAAKIWTGKHAVLSTIMHPFDHERGQPKLSPSGKYIFRLNFNGCARRVTIDDRLPASGTDRALFVINRHNPCLLWPALLEKAYLKVRGGYDFPGSNSGTDLWVLTGWIPEQLFLQREAFDIDETWDRIKTAYEMENVIITLGTGHISAEEGDIMGLIGEHDYAVQDVDSSSRKFLVKNPWRPRFDTPSSSEMDSGNASSPSAGTFWLSIEDIAQHFESMYLNWNPALFTHRQDRHFAWDIPTKDFAASLVRNPQFSITSQAGGVVWILLSRHFADAELEIARNKSGSLAAVASQLGFMSILVFDRQGHKVQLSDGPTYSGPLVDSPQTLARIESRAGKAYTVVIDQQDLALASYTFTLSVFSNGPVGVEEAQEKMRYFTEQQGAWNRRNAGGNSGCTTYFLNPQYKLSVSRATPISALLATSNKDVHVHIDLIWARGKRANTVRRKDLVVSSGGIPSRLRLF; encoded by the exons atggagaagagagcaaaa AACGTAGAGTCTCTGCTCGCAACGTCAACCGGCCAGAAAGCTTTAGACTATGCCATCCAGGCGGCCGAGCTGTATATGCGAGCAGCCGCTGAGAAGGGCATCagtaaagaagaagcagctcggTTTCGCCGCAGATgtcagcagctcatcaaatTCGCCGAACAGCTCAAAGCTCAGGCACCGGCCTCTTCGCCGTCACCGGTGAAGAATGGCCTGGGTCTCTTGCAGGGCGCTTCACGACTTCACGGCAACTTTTACCCGCCTTGGAGTGAAGATCCTCCGGGTGCTGAGTTTCAACTCGGGCCTGACTTGAAACCATATAT TGATGCTACCGTCTTTCCACTTTCTGAAGATCAAGTGGCCAATTTTCTAGCATGGCACAGGCCGCATGAGCTATTTGGTCCCCTTTCTACCAATCAAGATGATAGTCTTATGACCCAGAGCACGCAGCTCGACTTGGTGCAGGACATTACTACTGATTGCTCAGTCGTTGCCAGCCTTTCTGCCGCTGCAAAGATTTGGACCGGGAAACATGCA GTTCTCTCTACGATCATGCATCCATTTGACCACGAAAGGGGACAGCCCAAACTGTCTCCCTCTGGGAAATACATCTTCCGGCTAAATTTCAACGGCTGTGCTCGTCGAGTCACGATAGATGATCGACTGCCAGCTTCTGGTACGGACCGGGCCCTCTTTGTTATCAATCGACACAACCCTTGTCTGCTATGGCCGGCGCTGCTCGAGAAGGCCTATCTCAAAGTAAGAGGAGGCTACGACTTTCCAGGTAGCAATTCGGGAACTGATCTCTGGGTTCTCACCGGTTGGATACCAGAACAGTTATTCCTCCAGAG GGAAGCCTTTGACATAGACGAGACGTGGGACAGAATCAAAACAGCTTATGAAATGGAGAATGTCATCATTACTCTTGGCACTGGCCACATCTCTGCCGAAGAAGGAGACATCATGGGTCTCATAGGGGAGCACGATTATGCTGTGCAAGATGTTGATTCGTCGAGTCGCAAATTCCTAGTTAAAAACCCTTGGAGGCCCAGGTTTGATACACCCTCTTCATCCGAAATGGATAGTGGCAATGCCAGTTCACCGTCGGCGGGTACCTTTTGGCTGTCTATTGAAGATATCGCTCAGCATTTCGAGTCCATGTATCTCAATTGGAACCCGGCCCTATTTACCCATCGTCAAGACCGCCATTTTGCTTGGGACATTCCCACTAAAGATTTTGCGGCATCTTTGGTGCGGAATCCGCAATTCTCAATCACTTCGCAGGCCGGTGGAGTGGTATGGATCCTACTGAGCCGCCATTTTGCAGATGCCGAACTTGAGATTGCTCGCAATAAATCTGGCTCTCTAGCAGCTGTGGCTAGCCAACTTGGGTTTATGAGCATTCTAGTCTTTGACAGACAAGGCCACAAAGTCCAGCTCAGCGATGGACCAACCTACTCCGGGCCATTGGTTGATTCTCCGCAGACACTCGCGCGGATTGAAAGCAGGGCTGGTAAAGCATACACTGTTGTTATCGATCAACAGGACTTGGCTTTGGCCAGCTACACCTTTACGTTGTCTGTCTTTTCCAACGGACCCGTTGGtgttgaagaagcccaagagaagatgagataCTTTACAGAACAACAGGGCGCCTGGAATAGACGAAACGCTGGAGGAAACTCGGGCTGTACTACTTATTTTCTAAATCCCCAGTATAAACTGTCGGTCTCTCGCGCCACCCCTATATCCGCTCTACTAGCCACGAGCAATAAAGACGTTCACGTACATATTGACCTGATTTGGGCGCGAGGGAAACGTGCAAATACAGTTAGGAGGAAAGACTTGGTCGTTTCGTCGGGGGGAATACCGTCGCGGTTGCGCCTCTTCTGA
- a CDS encoding uncharacterized protein (EggNog:ENOG41) codes for MDSLAVAAGAVPSQRSSTRSRLYAGSRASDPDGPQQWTAARCQRLLRQLQSRLTSLRKLVSEKPSAPLAGSKRPSDNGQDPTSKRVRSTYGQRNKRVAPSVPDKSVTTPPRAVRTLGAMKLGNVSPTSESVDFLTPVWRKIRDQVDTPMKNIDIEHDLLNSLPSDMIEELNAIRRHVPSEPYRIYEAIFHWLHRLLHSTTPQGQHPRGKSLLAMCLRRIPDCIANIDAYDRQQLKDSGEESIWNISDAASDLFDQIENLGADRSGWRPLRLVVRSQAIHLLSNAIVDGLFRPEFFNLLVRLCVHLKGNGEASKLFASIYKRQVSLLQAMPSRFGESKDLSSLFALLNSLKGKRISGLIFECVSALVNRGRLSASALSSRAFSGFWISSLEGLTSGNAKPQIVEFTCSAIWTLARGHRPKTAECNAIEQALIRVAAGLAVAALTLESQIIPGEQEQRLSAWRRLAYVLDRSISLIARYKSRTSPQDNASFLLVLARYIAVANSELANVAFKRRAAEDFENMAHKIDTEANNGKQYQQTIILLCTIIQCRRRSDSASSQEILADLYLKLNHEKLPDWFGRGLRKDVAFMLAQKTEDLRDLNFAESLSMTTPADPKFSTIFSGWRWEEGISEWVLPTSPQRTMAAGRAAMPAKATNLSDVENEPYLEDSEEERRLEGPRRRDSRRVVSYRRRRQTDSALLEKNKISNFQSIRWKTSNDGDGCETAFGCMDIKTPIRRPKAVKPFYVLSQLHRDLRDEIDEVDELV; via the coding sequence atgGATTCATTAGCGGTGGCAGCAGGAGCTGTACCATCGCAACGCTCTAGTACGAGATCGCGACTCTATGCAGGCTCCAGAGCTTCAGATCCGGACGGCCCTCAGCAATGGACCGCTGCACGGTGCCAGCGATTGCTGCGCCAGCTTCAGTCGCGCCTAACTAGTCTCCGAAAGCTGGTATCCGAGAAACCCTCAGCGCCGTTGGCCGGGTCCAAACGACCTTCagacaatggccaagatccGACATCGAAGCGCGTTCGCTCTACATACGgccaaagaaacaagagagtGGCACCATCCGTACCCGACAAATCAGTCACAACGCCGCCACGAGCCGTCCGTACTTTAGGAGCTATGAAGCTGGGAAACGTATCCCCAACGTCAGAATCAGTCGATTTCCTCACACCAGTGTGGCGAAAGATTCGAGACCAAGTTGACACGCCGATGAAGAATATCGATATCGAGCACGATTTATTAAATTCGCTTCCATCTGACATGATTGAAGAGCTAAATGCGATTCGACGACATGTACCCAGCGAGCCATATCGCATCTATGAAGCAATATTTCACTGGCTACACCGACTACTACACTCAACTACACCCCAGGGACAGCATCCCCGCGGTAAATCGCTACTTGCTATGTGTTTGCGCAGAATTCCGGACTGTATTGCGAATATAGATGCGTATGATCGACAGCAGCTAAAGGATAGCGGGGAAGAATCGATATGGAACATATCCGACGCAGCTTCGGACTTATTTGACCAGATTGAAAACCTAGGAGCAGACCGTTCTGGATGGCGACCACTAAGGCTGGTGGTTCGTTCTCAAGCTATACATCTCCTATCAAATGCTATTGTTGATGGGCTCTTCCGACCGGAAtttttcaatctcctcgtaCGCCTCTGTGTTCATTTGAAAGGCAACGGGGAGGCTAGTAAGCTCTTTGCATCCATATATAAACGACAGGTTTCCTTACTACAGGCCATGCCATCTCGCTTTGGGGAGAGCAAAGACCTCTCATCGCTTTTTGCATTACTCAATTCGCTAAAAGGGAAGAGAATATCCGGCCTTATTTTTGAGTGCGTGTCTGCTTTGGTTAATAGAGGACGTCTCTCGGCATCTGCGCTTTCTTCGCGAGCTTTCTCTGGTTTCTGGATATCCAGCCTCGAAGGGCTAACATCAGGAAACGCGAAGCCGCAAATCGTCGAGTTTACGTGCTCAGCTATATGGACCCTTGCCCGAGGCCACAGGCCCAAAACCGCAGAGTGCAACGCCATAGAGCAGGCTCTAATCCGTGTTGCGGCTGGTTTAGCAGTCGCGGCGCTAACTTTGGAATCACAAATCATACCTGGAGAACAGGAACAGAGACTATCAGCGTGGAGACGGCTCGCTTATGTACTTGATCGTAGCATTTCACTCATTGCACGATACAAGAGTCGAACAAGCCCCCAGGACAATGCCTCATTTCTGCTTGTCCTTGCCCGCTATATTGCGGTGGCCAACTCAGAGCTGGCAAATGTCGCATTTAAAAGACGAGCCGCTGAGGACTTTGAAAACATGGCTCATAAAATCGATACCGAAGCCAATAACGGTAAACAATATCAACAGACAATCATCCTTCTATGTACCATCATCCAGTGTCGCCGGCGCAGTGACTCAGCCTCTAGCCAAGAAATATTGGCTGACCTCTATTTAAAGCTGAATCATGAGAAACTGCCCGATTGGTTTGGGCGCGGGCTTCGGAAAGATGTTGCCTTTATGCTGGCCCAAAAGACGGAAGATCTTCGTGATCTAAATTTCGCGGAGAGTCTGTCTATGACCACTCCTGCTGATCCAAAGTTCAGCACGATCTTCTCCGGCTGGCGGTGGGAAGAAGGGATTAGTGAATGGGTATTGCCTACTAGTCCTCAACGAACAATGGCTGCCGGTAGAGCTGCCATGCCGGCCAAAGCCACAAATCTCAGCGACGTTGAAAACGAACCATACTTGGAGGACAGCGAAGAGGAGAGGCGGTTGGAGGGGCCTCGCAGAAGAGATTCTCGTCGAGTCGTTTCCTATCGCAGAAGACGGCAAACAGACTCGGCTCTCTTGGAAAAGAATAAGATATCAAACTTTCAGAGTATACGTTGGAAAACAAGTAATGACGGGGATGGATGCGAGACCGCATTTGGATGTATGGATATCAAGACTCCGATACGGAGGCCAAAGGCTGTGAAGCCGTTTTATGTTTTATCTCAGCTGCATAGAGATTTAAGAGACGAAATAGACGAAGTAGACGAGCTAGTTTAG